A stretch of DNA from Pirellulales bacterium:
GATTTTGTCGTCAGCGATCAGGTCCTGGAGCATGTCGAGGGAGACCCTTATGTCGCGGTTGCCGAAACATTTCGCGTGCTGAAGCCTGGCGGAGTGGCGATCCACACCACGTGCTTTATGAACCCGGTTCATGGCGCGCCAAGCGATTTTTGGCGATTCAGTCCCGACGCACTTCGCCTGCTCTGTCCGAGCTCCGCAACGATCGTCGATGCTGCCGGGTGGGGAAATCCATACGTCTTCATTGTTATGTCTTTGGGTCTTCGTTATCTGGGGGTTCCCGACGCGCGATGGCACCCGTTTCACTGGGCGGCCATGTCAAACCATCCCAGGCTGCCAGTTACTACGTGGGTTGTGGCGAAAAAGGCGTGACCATCAGTCGGTCGTCGTTGCTGCCTCCGAGACACAAGTTCATCAGCGTAAGCTCATACATGGCACAAACGTTGCAGTTACTGAGCCTTGGTTGCGACTCGCGAAATAGTTCGGATCACACGTTCTCTGACGGACAGGTCACGACAATGGTGCTCGCCGACCATTGTATATCCTGATTTGTCGAGTTGCGCCATGACGGCATCACATCTGTACAGAAGCTTGGAGATATGACAGGTCTGGCCAGCCGCGAGCATCGGCGACTCGTGATCAATGCGATTACGAATGCGCTATACTTTGCCTCGACCGTAGTAGTCGTCTTCTTCGTGTCGCCAATCCTGGTACATGGGCTTGGCGACAATCGCTATGGCGCGTGGTTACTGGTCAATTCGGTTGTCGCCTACATGGCCCTGGCCGAACTAGGTGTGGGCGCGTCGGTCGTGCGCTACGTATCCAGGTTCGACGGATTGCACGATCAGGACGCGATCAACCGCATCTTCAGCACTAGTCTGTTCATCTTTGGTTGCGTGGGGGTCGTGCTGCTGCTAACGACCTCGGCGTTGGCCATCTTCTGGGCGCGCCCTTTCGGAGTCGACCAGACTGTGGCTGACGAGATGCGCTGGCTTTTGGTCGTGCTGGGCGCGAACCTGGCCATTGCCTTCCCGTTGGGACTTTACAAAACCGTGCTCGTCGGATTGGGGCAATATCCGATAGTCAACGCTGTCAGAATATCAAGCCTGATAGTGCGGAATGTACTACTAGTAGCATGCGTCCACTACGATGGCAGTCTGTTGACAATCGGTCTGGCCATTACGTGCGGATCGTTGTTGGATCATGTTTGCTCGACTGCGGCCGCGTATCGCTACTTGCCTGGCTTACGGTTCGGCTGGCGGTTCGTCGACCGCGAGACGTTACGTGCCATCCGCGGATACAGCGGTTATGTGTTTTTGACTTACATCGCCTATCGGATTGCCACCGAGAGCAATCCTTTAATCGTGGGCGCATTCCTGACACCCACCGCGGTTACGTACTTTGGCATCGCCTGTAGCCTGTCGAA
This window harbors:
- a CDS encoding methyltransferase domain-containing protein, whose product is MPTSQIVEANYPAVNILSLPYPDDEFDFVVSDQVLEHVEGDPYVAVAETFRVLKPGGVAIHTTCFMNPVHGAPSDFWRFSPDALRLLCPSSATIVDAAGWGNPYVFIVMSLGLRYLGVPDARWHPFHWAAMSNHPRLPVTTWVVAKKA
- a CDS encoding polysaccharide biosynthesis C-terminal domain-containing protein, which codes for MTGLASREHRRLVINAITNALYFASTVVVVFFVSPILVHGLGDNRYGAWLLVNSVVAYMALAELGVGASVVRYVSRFDGLHDQDAINRIFSTSLFIFGCVGVVLLLTTSALAIFWARPFGVDQTVADEMRWLLVVLGANLAIAFPLGLYKTVLVGLGQYPIVNAVRISSLIVRNVLLVACVHYDGSLLTIGLAITCGSLLDHVCSTAAAYRYLPGLRFGWRFVDRETLRAIRGYSGYVFLTYIAYRIATESNPLIVGAFLTPTAVTYFGIACSLSNQAGDGLRTAIAVLTPTVSRWDALGAETAIARLLVTGTRYLLYMAVPIQVGLILLGRQFIALWMGTTYAQQCYPALVVFAMPLALVLAQAMSARILEGLGKVAPLFVLTLVQGALVVTLGVALIGPLGIIGVATAATVASVVQSVGVIVIACRAARVPIAKYSWRSWTLPTVAAAYISGVWLLGRWLLPPITTWASFFGTGLGGMALYVPFVVCLDPSLRRIVKSTISGLGAGAHAAPVQQLAGVSPPGD